The window GCTGGTACCAAGTATAACGTGTCAAGTACGAACTCCATGGTTTCTGTGAGGGAGTAAGCAGGAATCTGGCTAAGAAAATAGCGGATGCAGCAACGAGGGAAGGAGCATAACATAGCATATTATACTCTAGAAGAGACAGCTCGGATATGTAGCTTGCCAAATAATATATCTTATTGCCTTGAGCGGAAGCAGGAAGGAAACCCAATATTAGCCCTAAGAAAGATTTGACAGTAGGCGCAGTCATCTCAAACTTGAAGAAATTCAAAACAGAGGATTCCATTTGCAATACCTCATCTTTGGTGCACTTGTGAGCCATCAGGAAGCAGTAATCTTCCACCTGCAGCGGACGTATGTCCTCATACTTGGAAGCAATCATCATGCAACCAACACCAAGCAACTGCAATTTTTGAATAACAACGGGATTACACGAAAGGTATCGATCTAGGTAGTTGATAGCCAGATGCAATGTTTCGGGCGCCAGGTTATACCCGTCAGCAACATCAACAAGCCAGTCTACTAGGACTGCTCGCCTGCTTGCATTAACGTATTTCGGCTGGATCGTCTCCATGAAATCAACTGCGGGCCTTTTCTTTGCCTCAGAGGCTCTAAGATTCTCATAGAAATACTTCGTTTCACTCAACTGAACATCAACAATCttatcatcatcagcagcagtaGTAGTAGTCGCCATCTCAGTATGTCGATCGATCAAACCCCTCACACACagattaatatataaaaccccGGCCACCTGCCAATTGATATATCCTTGCCCACTaaatatcctatatatatatactcgtatatatatacgaattaAATAAGAAACCTAAAAACCAAGATTTAGAAAAAGATATTCAACAGACAGAGAGAGAGATCGAGAGGAAGAGATTTAATTACCAATATTTGATCGAATTGGTTTGTTACGCACTGTACTCTTATATAATTATTTGGTTTTCGTTCAATGGGTTTTGGCTCCTCCGAAACTCTTTTTATATAGGAGTGATCGAGAACCGaccttctatttttttttctttttaccatGATAATGATAAATTTTTTCTATTTCCTTATTTAGAGTCCAAATAGAATATCGGTTTTTGAGATTATTAATTGTACTCCAAGCATCCCTCGATATATCGATTCTTGGGTGGGTTAATTTAGGAGGCTCTCTTAAATTAGAACCAAATctcaattaactttttttttttttctctctccacAAATCTTAAATTGAAAACTGTTTTTAATTTATcggtaaatatatatactgatTTTAGACCCATGTCACATACACGGGTTTTACAATTCT is drawn from Erigeron canadensis isolate Cc75 chromosome 9, C_canadensis_v1, whole genome shotgun sequence and contains these coding sequences:
- the LOC122583428 gene encoding cyclin-A1-4-like, yielding MATTTTAADDDKIVDVQLSETKYFYENLRASEAKKRPAVDFMETIQPKYVNASRRAVLVDWLVDVADGYNLAPETLHLAINYLDRYLSCNPVVIQKLQLLGVGCMMIASKYEDIRPLQVEDYCFLMAHKCTKDEVLQMESSVLNFFKFEMTAPTVKSFLGLILGFLPASAQGNKIYYLASYISELSLLEYNMLCYAPSLVAASAIFLARFLLTPSQKPWSSYLTRYTWYQPSDLLDCVKALHAALVSDRERPNPALPTIRNKYSQHSYKCVAEIPCPGSIPLENFDNIVSSSLDGQIEEPPSRDGHVTILVQSRSRKSSKTNFGTTGISRTVPVTKPRSTKNRYQSRSRMGLSTTIQDQGLGFLAHAYQQSS